In the genome of Zobellia nedashkovskayae, the window ACGGAATAACACATGGTAAAGTTATGACCTCATTAGCTTCAAAAATTCTATTTCTAAATAATCCTTGGTCTATTTTACCTTTAGATAATTTAGCAAAAAAAGCAGTTGGCCTTAGAGGAAATAGTTATACAGACTACCTGCCTTTGATTGACATATTTATTACCAATAATAAAAATGAAATAAATACAATGCTATCATCAGTCGATGAACATTTGGCTATAATAGAAAAAGAATTTCAAGGTGAGATTGAAAACTTAGAACTAATTAGACATAATAGGTTTGTAGACAAAATTCTTTGGACACAGGGCCGCAGCCTATTAAGCATAGCTAAACCTCTAAAATAGAAATACAAAACAACAACATCAAACCTTAAAGTTTTCATGTAAGATTTTTCTATTAGTACCGTAATTTCAAAAAGGTTTTTTAAATTGGTGGTTCCAACAATAGGACTCCCCCCTAACAATAATTGATCACATCTTTTTATGGCCAAAGCAGATATTGATTTTGAAAAAGAATTATGGGATGCCGCGAACGAATTACGAGGCGCCGTTTCCGAAAATAATTACAAAAATTACATTTTACCTTTGGTGTTTTTAAAGCACCTTAGTGAGCGGTTCGAGATTGTTCAAGAAGAACTTACCCATGTTCTAAATGACCCCGCCTCAGAATACTATACCGCAGATAAAGCAGAGAAAGATTATGTACTCTCAGATGCTGATGAATATAGGTCTCGCAATACTTTTGTAATACCTCACGAAGCTTCATGGCAATATTTTAAGGATAATGCGGAACAAGACAATATCAAAGTTATTATTGATGATGCTTTTGATGTCATTCAAGAATTGTTATCAGCCTATAACCCGCAACTAAATAACCTATTACCTAGAATATTTGTTAAGAGCGAATTATCTGCGAAGCAAACTGGTGGTATAATTAACCTATTATCTCACCCTAAGTTCTCTGAAAAAGAAAATCCTGAAAGTGATATACTTGGTCGTATTTATGAATACTACATTGGTCGTTTTGCTATGGCAGAGGGTTCTGGTGCCGGTCAATTCTTTACACCAGGTAGTATTGTGCGCCTGTTAGTAGAACTTCTAGAACCCTACAAAGGTAGAATATTTGACCCTGCCTGTGGTAGTGGCGGTATGTTTGTACAGAGCTTAAAGTTTATAAAAGAACACGGCGGTAATAAAAGTGATATTTCTATCTACGGACAAGAAATGACCTCGCAAACGCTGCGCTTGTGTTTAATGAATCTTTTATTACGAGACTTATCTTTTGATATCAAACTAGGCAACTCTTTGCTAGATGATAAATTCCCTAACCTAAAGGCAGATTATGTCATTGCCAACCCACCTTTCAATGTTAGTAATTGGCACCCTGAAGATCTTTCTGAAAAAGACCCTAGACTTTTTGGACCAAGAGAAGAATTCACCACAGATGGTAGTGCCAACTATATGTGGATGCAAACCTTTTGGAATCATTTAAGTGATACTGGTACCGCAGGTATTGTAATGGCAAACGGAGCCATGACCTCTAATACAAAAGGAGAAAAGAATGTGCGCCAGTATATGGTTGATGAAGGCATGATCGATTGTATTGTTCGTATGCCAGATAAACTCTTTTTAACAACCGGTATACCTGCCTGTTTGTTTATTCTAAGTAAAAACCGGGATGGTAAAGATGGCGAGCACCGCGAGCGGATGAAAGAAGTTTTATTCATTGATGCTGCTAAAATGGGTACGATGGCAAGCCGAAAATTAAGAATTTTCGAAGATGCCGATATTGACAAAATAGCGGATACTTATCATGATTGGAGAACTGTTGGTAAAACTTACGAAGACGTTGACGGCTTTTGCAAAGCTGCCACTTTAGAAGAGGTACAAAAACAAGATTATAAGCTCACCCCCGGTATATACGTAGGCACGGAAGCGGAAGAAGATGATGGTATTCCATTTGAAGAAAAAATGGAGACTTTAAAAGCTACTTTGTTTGAACAGTTTGAGAATGGTGAGGAGTTGAAACAACAAATATTAAAGAATTTCAGTAAAATATAAGCATAATGGACTTTATTTCTAAGCTAAATAGTTTTAAGGAACTAACTCTAGAATTCATTCTTAAAAGGGGAAGGTCAACAGCTAATATCTCTCCAATAAAACCAGGTATACTATTTATTTCTATAATCTTATTTCATGTATTTTATTTAAAAATTGTAGAGTCTGTCAATGAAAATTTGATAATGACTGAAAATTTCTCCAATTTTTGGTTAGATGGTTTTATTATTTTCACCTCGCTAAGTACCATTATATTCTTTTCGTTTAGGTTTTGGTACACAAAGTACACACCAAGTGAAACCACAGTAATTCTTCTTTTTTTAACTTCCTACATATTATTCAATTTCATTCTCTTTTCAAATAACCTTAACTGGTCATTTTTTACCGATAGTATTTTAAAGCTTCATTACCCACTTTACTTTTTAATTCCCATATTTCTTTTTTTGACTTATTATATTATTAAGAGAACAATAATTGTCTTGTCTAAGAAACCAGAATTTAGAAGTCAATTTCAAAGTGACGTGCCAATTAATAAAATAAATGATGATAAATTGGGTTATGAACCCTATGTAAAGAATTTAGGTAAAATAATACTCAATGAAAGTTTTTCTAAAGCATTCTCTATTGGACTAGTTGGACCTTGGGGAAATGGTAAATCAAGTATTTTTGATTTAATTAAAAGCGAAATTGAAGATAATGAAAAGGTATTAAGGGATAATATTTTCATTGATTTCCAACCATTTCTGAATCATAATGAATACGATATTATTAATGAATTTTTTATTCTATTAAGTAATCAGCTTTCAAAGTTTGATGGCAACATTTCTAATGAAATATTAAACTACTCTCAAAAATTAAATGACTTATACCAATCTAAAAGTCTAATTAACTTTGTTTCTAAATCAACGAATACTCAAGAAAATCTTGCTGCAAAAGAGCTTTATAACAAGATTAATGAAAGTCTTACTCGAATAAACAAAAAAATAATTGTTTTTATTGATGATTTAGACAGATTGAACGGAGATGAGATTATACAAGTATTAAAGTTAATTCGTAATACAGGTAATTTCAAGAATACAATTTTTATAGTAGCCATGGATAAGGACTACGTCTTACAAAGATTAAAAAGTAGTGACCATATTCTTAATTCAGCATATTTAGAAAAGTTTTTCCAATTGGAAATTTACCTTCCTGAAATTGATAATAATTTATTAAGAGAAAATTTTCTTGAAATTTTCGAATTAGCACAGGACACTGAATCGTTAGATTTTGCATTAAGAATTAAAGAGGCACTTTCCAATAGTGATATTCTCTTTAATGACTATGTTAAAAACATTAGAGATGTAAAAAGATACTCCAATCAAATAAAATTTGATTATCCATTTATTAAATCTGAAATAAATCTAGTCGATTTTATAAATTTTACATTTCTAAAAACTAGATTCCCAAGTATAGTAAATCAGCTTTACGAAGACAGGTCAAATTTATTACGATATGATAATATAAATGATTTGTATCATATAGAAGTATTACCAGAATCTGCAAAGGAAGAAGATGAAGGAAAATCAATACCACTTGATTTATTTAATTTTTTCAATAGCCAAAGCACTACTAATAAGACTATAGAAACTAAAGATTTAAAAGAATTTAAAAAATATAAAATTTTCAAAAGTATAATTCAAGATAACGGCTGCTCTGACAATAGCAACAAGGTTGACTGTGATGATTTATATCTGTTATTTAAAACGCTTTATACTCTATTTGGCAAAAAAGACATAGAAAGCTCGGACTCTATACAATTGAGTGATAATTTAAATACTCTTTTCTATCGAAAAATACAAGAAAATAATTTTACTCAAAAAGAATTTAAAGATTTACTGAATTTTAAAAATATAGAAGTTTTGAAATCTGATATTAGTAATCTAGATGCTAATCACAAACTTCTTCAACTTTTGAAAAAGTTGAAATGGTTTAAAGCAACTAATACTGATATACTTAAAAAAGTTATTCAAATTTTAATTCATCTTTATCAAATGAAAGATGAATATAGTCTAAATGGAGTCGATGTTAATGAAAGACTCAACTTTTATAATAAGGAATTATTTACTAAAGAATTTGGCGAATCAGCAGAAAATGCAAAATGGCTATGGAATAAACTATTTACTGAAGACAACTTAAGTTTAGACAAAAAAATATATTTGATAGGCGAGATCTGGAGCTCCAGAAACGAAAATGAATTATGGAAATTTTCAAAAGACGATATTTCTGAAAAAGCGATTGAAATGTATGCTTTAAAATTAAATGAATTAAAAGGAACAACCTGGAAAGTCAATCAATTTGAATTTTATGGCTACTATCATGCTCTGAAAAATATAAATGAGATTCAACCCAAACTTAATGAACTATTTGAAAGTTTCTGGAAGGATAGAGACATTAAATTGCTTTGCGCTCAAACTATTGATGCTGTTGCTTTTTCTTCAAGTGTTTATCGTCTTTCAGATGTTATAATTGATATATATGGTGCAAAAGAAAATTTTGTCAGCTTTGTTAAAAAACATGAATTTGCGGAAAAACCTGAAATTAAAGAATATATCCAATTTCTAGATTTGCTTCAAAAAACTCGCTTTAAAAGCCCTATTGAATTTAAATTCAAAACCTTCACACTTGCAAAAGAGAGAATTAAAAATATAAAAAAACAGTATCTGAATAATTCAAGTTTTGATGAGTACAAAGATTATCATCAAGTCATTTTAGAAACGAATGACAAAGAATTTCTTTACGCCATTCGTAGCCACCAAAATTATAATTTAATTCCAAAAATTGAACTTTATGATAACGATGACACTATTGTTTCAATAATCAACATTTACAAAAAAAATGCCAACGCTGATTTAGTAAAAATAGCTATACTCTTAAATGAAATTGGCACAGATAAATTAGGTTGGAAAGCCAAAAGTTTAGATAAAGCTGAACTAATTAATAATGAGTCCTTTTTAGAGCATTCAAGTGACCCTGAAAAAGAGATAAAGATTATTCATCCTAAACCTGCCAAATTCTAAATGCCTAAAAACTGGAAAACATATAAGCTTGGAGAATTGTGCACAAAAATTACTGATGGTGCACATCATAGTCCAAAAGATATTGGAACAGGCGGCTACCCAATGCCATCCGTAAAAGATTTAACACCGTTTGGGGTTAACCTAGAATCCTCAAAAAGAATCTCTGAGTTAGATTATTTTAAACTAATTAAGCAAGGATGTCAGCCAATAGTAAACGATGTTGTAATCGCTAAAGACGGCAATAGTGCATTGGATACTGTCTGTGTAATTAAAAAGAGTGTTGAGGCGGTGTTATTGTCTTCTGTGGCTATTCTTAGACCCGACATGAAACTAATTGACCCTTACTTTCTAAAATGTTATTTTAGTTCTCCAGCCATTTTGAAATATTTAAAATCAAGATTTATTTCAGGTGCGGCAATTCCAAGAGTGATTCTTAAAGACTTCAAACTTGCAGAAATAAATCTCCCACCTCTCCCCGAACAACGAGTAATCGCCAGCATCCTCTCAGCCCTAGATGACAAAATAGAAAACAACCTAGCCATGAACAAAACCTTAGAAGACATGGCTATGGCACTTTACAAACATTGGTTTGTAGATTTTGGTCCTTTTCAAGAAGGCAAGTTCGTAGACTCTGAATTAGGTAAAATTCCTGAGGGATGGCAGGTGAAAAGAATAGGCGAATTAATAAGCCATCAAAAGGGTTATGCATTTAAATCTAAATGGTATCAATCCAAAGGAAAAGAAATAGTTAGGGTTAGTGACACAACACATAATTCAATAGATTTAAGTACCTGTAATAAAATCAGTAATCAGAAGGCAGAGGAATTTAAAAAATATAATTTGAAAACAAACGATGTTATAATAGCTAGTGTTGGTTCATGGCTTACAAATTATGCATCTGTAGTTGGCAAAGTAGTTAGAGTTCCAAGTACTGCAAATGGGTGCTTATTAAATCAAAATGCAGTTAACCTACAAATGACTCTTAAAGATAAAAATCATCAAGGTTTACTGTATTATTCATTGAAAAATGATAGATTTTTAAATTATATAGTTAGTACAGCTCAAGGTAGTGCAAATCAAGCAAGTATTAAATTAATAGATATTTTTGATTATAAAATACCCTTTTTATCAATTGAAAATTTTATAAATTTCTCTTCTCATGTAGATAGACTAATTGAACAACAAAATCAATTAACAGAAGAAAACCAAACACTTACCCAACTCCGAGACACCCTACTCCCCAAACTTATTTCAGGAGAAGTCCGTTTAAAAGAATTTGAGAAAGAAATCACCGCAGCTTTATGAGCTTAAATGAACATACCGCCCAAAATGCTGCTATAGCTTGGTTAAAAAGTTTAGGCTATAACCATATACCCGGTAATGCAATAGAACGTGACCTTAAAAAAGTAGTTTTAGAAAATGAATTGAAAAACTTTTTAAAAACCACTTACCCCAGCGTTCCAGAAACGGCACGTAATGAGGCTTTTGCCCAATTTACCCAACATGAGGGTATGGAGGTCGCGTATCGTAATCAAGATTTTCACAGAAAACTAACTCAAGGTATAGACATTGCTTGGAAAGATGCACAGGGTAATGAAAAAGCAAAGCACATCTACCCTATAGATTATACACACCCAGAAAACAATAGTTTTATAGTTTCAGACGAATTGAGCATTGTAGGCAAGAACAGCCGCCGTACGGACCTAATAATCTTTATCAACGGGCTGCCACTTATTGTCTTTGAGTTTAAGAATCCGTTTGATTCTACCGTAGGGGTGGAAAATGCACATAGGCAACTACATAACTACGTTCTAGATATTCCACAGCTGTTCGATTACAATGCTATTTGTATAGCATCAGACGGTCTGGAGGCTTTACACGGTATGTATTCATCCGCTTTAGAATGGTTCTCCCCATGGAAAAGTTTAGATGGAGATGACACCGAGCAAAAAGCAGAATTACAATTAGAAACCTTATTACATGGGCTATTCCCAAAAAAGACGCTATTAGATTATTTGCAACATTTCATCTTTCATGAAGACCATAACGGTAAGATTATAAAAAAAGGCGCAAAGTACCACCAGTATTGGGGCATTAGCCGTGCCGTAGAAAGCAGCCTAGAGAACATAAAACCAAATGGAGATGGTCGATTAGGTGTCATTTGGCATACCCAGGGTTCTGGTAAGAGTATTAGTATGGCTATACTAACCGGTATTCTACGCCAGCGACCAGAATTGAAGAATCCAACTATTGTAATACAAGTAGACCGTTCAGATTTAGACCAACAATTACATGACAACTTTGTACTCGCCAAAGATTTGGTAGGTGATGTTCAGCATGCCGAAAGCACCGACGACCTAAGAAGATTATTAAGTTCTGACGGTGGTGGCGTTATTTTCACGACTATTGAGAAATTCAGGTTGAAAGATTTAGAAAACGGCAAAGAAACTCAACACCCAATTTTAAGCGAGCGCTTCAATCTTATTGTTATGGCAGATGAGGCGCACCGTACCCAATACGGTTTTGAAAGTGGTGGTTTCGCACAGAACATTCGCCGTGCATTACCTAACGCTTCCTTTATTGGTTTTACCGGTACACCCGTAGATGGCAAAGATGCCGATACTGAACAGGTTTTTGGTCCCACTATTCACACGTACGATATCAAACAAGCCGTAGAAGATGGTGCCACGGTACCCATCTACTACGAGCCAAAAATGGTACCGCTTAATATAAAAGCAAAATACACGCAAGAATTAGAAGAAGTTGAAGAACAAGCAGAAGATACTACCGTAGGTGTTTGGGCAGCTGTTGAAGATGCTGCAGGTTCAGAAGACCGGGTAAAGACTGTAGCTAAAGATATTTTAGAACACTTTAAAGCACGTACTAAAACTTTAGACGGCAAGGCTATGGTGGTCTGTATGAGCCGCCGTAATTGCGTTAAAATGTACGATGCCTTATCTGTTCTAGATGACTGCCCAGAAATTGCAGTGATTATGACCAGTAGCCCAGGAAAAGATCCTGTTAGTTGGAATGCACATATGCGGACCAAAGATGCTATGGAAGCGGTGAAGTCAAGATTCAAGAATCCTGAAGACCCTTTGAAAATGGTAATTGTAAGAGATATGTGGCTCACCGGTTTTGATGCTCCGTGTGCCCATACAATGTACGTAGACAAGATTATGAAAGGTCATAACCTAATGCAAGCCATTGCACGTGTCAATCGTGTTTTTGAGGGAAAACCGAATGGATTGGTAGTTGATTTTATTGGCATATCAGGCTTTTTGGCAGAAGCCACAAAAAAATATACTGGCAGCGGCGGAGCAGGAAAACCCACCTTAGATTTAGATGCTGCAGTAGAATTATGTTTAGAACAACTGAGTATAGTTAAATCCCTATTAGGCGGTTTTGAATTGGATGTCATTAATGAAATGCCGGCAACAGAGAAAATGAAATGGACCACCAGCGTCCTAAATGGGTTATTAAAAGATGATGCTACAACAGAAGGCTATCTAAAAGAAGAACGTAAGTTAAGCGAATTGATAGCTATGACCAATTCAGATGAACGAATTTGGGAGATTCAAGAAGATGTGGCTATTATTCAAAAGTTAAGAGAACAGATACGAAAGATAAAGTACCCTCCGGGAGCCCAGCGTACCAAAAATGACCGTATAAAAGACCTTATTAGCAAGTCATTGGAATCACAAGCCATTGTCGATTTAGCTGCCATGTACAATTTAGATAAGATTGATATATCTATCGTAGATGATTCTTTCCAAGCCATTATAAAGGACAAAGGAGGAGAAAATATTAAAATAGAGTTGTTGCGCCGTATCATCAATGACGAATTGAAAGTACGCATGAGCAAAAACATTAAAAAAGGTAGAAAGCTTAAAGACGAACTTGAAAAAGTATTGGGCAAATACCATAAGAACAGCTTAGACTCCATTGCAGCAATAAAGCACTTGCTAGACATTGCAAATGAGATGAAAGAAGACGATAAGCGAACAAAAGAACTAGGGCTAACCGAAGACGAACTCGCTTTCTACGATCTACTATCTGCAAATAGCGCCATCTTAAATGAAGCGGGACCAGTACAAGACCTGGTCCATACCGTTGTAGCTTCCGTAAAGAAAAACCTTCAGCTAGATTGGACCAAAAAAGAAAATGCAAGAGCAGCCATACGTTTAGCAGTTAAAAAAGAATTACGGGGCAAAGTTCCTTTCTCAGAATTAGATAAGCTTTTAAAAGAAGTCATAGAACAAGCAGAAGGGCAATATGGGGAGTGGCCGTTGCTTGGGTAATATTTTGGAAAAATTTATTCGTAAAATAATTAAGAAAAATAAGTTTAAAAAAGAGATTGTAAGATGAGATTATTTTTGTTTTTATTTATGGTCAATACGTTGGCGTTTTCGCAGATAGAAGTAGATAATGGCCAAGTCATTTGGCGAAGTATAAGGCAGTACGATGGTACCTCTGAACAACTACTGAAACAGCTAAAATCATCTGGCAAATTTTCTTCTTTGGAATCAATCAATAATTCTGTTATTGGTAAATTTACTGATGCCCCCGTAAGCTTTAAAGGCACTGCTAGTATGTACTTAATGGCTTCAAATATGATGGGTAGCTTTGTTGTTAACTTTAAAGAAGGTAGATACCGGATAACTGCCAAAAACATTAAATTCAAAAGCCAGACTAGTGTAGGTATATTTGACGAAGGAAGTATCTACCCTATAGAAAAATATGCCTTAAACGGAAACGGTGAATTTAGAAAACGTTTTGAATCGAAAGACCTTCCTATAATTGAAACTAATTTAGCACAGCTTTTTGAACTCTCACAAGAAGACGATTGGTAAAAATGGTATGTTTTATTATTTAAGTTGTGACTGAATGTTCTATATAATAACAACTGAATAATCAACTCCTTTGATACAAAGCAATTATTGGAAAGTAAATAAAGATGCTAAAACATTCAAAATTTTATTAAAAAAAGCCCCGCCAAAAAATGACAGGGCTCCCACTATAAAACTTAAACTAAATTACTACTTAATACCCGCTGTTTTGGGTAACGGTTTCGTCTACACCATCTATATATTCCTGCGGTATGGGCCAGTATTCATTTTTACCGGCTGTAAATGCTGCATTGGTCAAATGGCTTCGCTTTGTTTTTTCAACTTCTAGATAGTCATCAATAACATCTTTGGCTATTCCCCAACGTACCAAGTTAAAGAAGCGGTGTCCTTCCATGGCCAATTCCAGACGGGTTTCCAATCGTACTTTTTCCATGGCATCATCGGCATCGGTCCAAATAGCATCATAGGTAGCTATGTTATAGTTGGCAGCATCGGCCGTGCCCTCTAAAGTCTGTACATATTGAGAATTTGCCGCACGTAGTCTGATTTCGTTTACCAAACCGCGCGCTGCTTCCAAATCTCCTAATTCTACCGCTGCTTCCGCTCTCCATAAAAGCACCTCAGCATAACGGATAATATAATAATTGAGCGCATCTACATAAGGCCATACATTTACGTGCAAGGCATTATTTGCGGAAAGGATTCGCTTTTTAGGACCAAAGGCACCATAAGTGGCCAAATCCCGTGCCCAGCTATCTTCGTACAAAATATCCAAATCTTTATAGGGAATTCCCGGGCGGCCAACAGTAATGTCCAACCGTGGGTCTACGTTATCCGTAGCGGTAACATCTATATTATCTACAAGAGGCAATCCTTCTGAATCCGTTTTAAAGGTATTCACCAAATTCTGGGACGGACGGTGAAATCCGTATTGGGAATAAAACGGACCTCCGGGAGCCGTTAATCGGTCGCCTATGCTTCCATTGTAATTATCGGCCTGACCGTCATTCACAGAATATTGAACGGCAAAGACCACTTCTATTCCATTATCGTTCTCTGGAAGAAAAACCGACTGAAAATCATCCATCAGTCCATAATTACCTCCCATAACCAAGGTGGTAGCATCAAAAGCATCCTGCCATTTTTCCTGAAAAAGATAGGTTTTTGCCAAATAGGCCATTGCCGCCAGTTTTGTAGGTCTACCTACCTCCTCTTGCGTATCCGGCAGTACGTCATAGGCCGCTTGAAAATCGCCCTCTATTTTTCCCCATAGTTCTTCCGAAGTAAACTCCGTATTGGAACGGGCGTAATCTTCTACCGTTTCCGCAGTTTCGTCTATATAGGGAATCTGGTTATAGATTTTTTTAAGTTCAAAATAATAATGTCCCCTTAAAAATCGCAATTCCGCTCTGCGTTGGGTCTGTACATCCGCTTCAAAATCTTCGGAAGCATCTACAAGTTTGATCGCTTCATTGGTTCTTTTTACTCCTTCGTACAAAGCCATCCATTTGCGCTCTACATCATAAATAACCGAATTGGTATTGTACAATTCCATTTGATGGATTTGACTCTGGTCTCCGGTTCCACCACCACCTTTATAGGCATCATCCGAAACTACATCGCCAAAGCTCCAGTTAGATGCCGGAGAGTTGTACGCGTTACTGGCATCGTCTATCTGTCCGTTTAAAACACTATAGGCAGATATGATCACCTTTTCCACATTGTCGGCCGTTGTTAGTTCTGAAGGTGGTACTTCTCCAAAGGTTACTTCCTCTAAATAATCATCAGAACAAGAACCTAGTATCGTAAGTGCTGTAGCCGTAAAGACCACCGCTAATTTTGAGTTTTTTTGTATAAAATTTTTCATGGCTTTCTTAGAGTTTTAGGTTGCATCCAATAACAAAAGTTCTACTTGGTGGGTAAAGTCCCCTATCTACACCAATATCCAGGTTTCTGTTGCTTCCCGAATAATTTTGAAGTCCTACTTGTGGGTTCATACCGGAGTAGTCCGTTATGGTAAATACATTACTGGCCTGGGCATAAAGCCTAAGGGTAACACCACCCAATAGATCCGGATTAAAGTTGTACCCCAATTGCAAATTGGTAAGTCTAACAAAAGAACCGTCTTCTACGTAATAGGACGAAGGGCGTATGTTATTATTAGGGTCATCCGAAGATAGACGGGGAATGCTGCTATCCGTATTCGTTGGAGACCAAGCATCCAATAATACATCTTCTTTGTTATAAGCGCCTTGGTTGAAGAAATGATTCTTGTACTTGGTGAAGTTATACGTATCGTTTCCGAAACTTCCGTTGAAGAACATGCCCAAATCAAAATTCTTATAATTGAATTGAAGGTTCAACCCCAACATAATATCCGCATGTGGAGAGCCTATGAACGTTCTATCATCCGTATCTACATCCCCATCGCCATCTACATCCTTAAATTTGATATCTCCAGGACTGGCATCCGGTTGAAGACCATAACTATCAATCTCGGCTTGATTTTGAAATAATCCGTCCGCTACATGACCGAAAAACGAAGCAATAGGTTGCCCTACGGCACTTCTAGAAATTTCTTGATCAAAGTTGACACTGTGTAAAGACGAGCTAGGAATACCCAAATAATCCGAAGTATTCAATTCCGTCAGTTCGTTTTTAGCACCGGTTAGGTTCAGGCCTATTTGATACCCCAACTCCCCTACTTTATCGGCATAATCAATATTCAATTCAAACCCGGTATTCTTCATCTTACCATCGTTCACCCATTGGCCGTCATTGGTGCCTCCATAGGTTAACGGAACGGTGTTGTACACCAGAATATCATCGGTTTTTTTAATGTAGTAATCCGCGGTAATATTCAAACGGTCGTCCAAAAGACCTAAGTCCATACCCAATGAGGTCTGTGTGGTCGTTTCCCATTTTAAATCGGGATTTGCTATACGCGATTGAGTAAGTCCCGTATAAACGGATTCTTGTGCTCCGTCTATAGCGTAATTGGAATTTGCATTGTTACTTCTATAACTGTTTACCGTAGCATAATTGGAAATTTCTTGGTTACCGGTCTGTCCCCAACTACCTCTTAGCAGTAGAGAAGATGCGATACCATCCGTATTAAAGAAATTCTCACGGTCCAAACGCCATCCTAAAGAGAATGCAGGGAATGTGCCCCATCTGTTGTCTTCGTTAAACCGAGAACTACCATCTTGCCGTACCGTTGCCGTAAACAGGTATCTTTCATCAAAATTGTAATTCAACCTACCGAAGTACGAGTTAAGAGACCAGCCCGACGCTCCACCGGAATTCAACATGTTTTCAGTACCAAAGCTCAGGTACCTAAAGTTTTCATCTTCATATAGAAATTCGCTTACCTCAGCGCCAAAGTCTTCGTAATGGTATTCTATAGCTTCTTGACCTAACAACACATCTACACTATGGTCTCCAAAACGTTTTTTGTAATTCAACGTATTTGAAAAGGAGAATTGATAGTTGAAACTATTGGAAGTAGACAAAGAATTGGTATTGTTGATAGCCAAAATTTCATCGTAGGTTGGTGAAAAACTTCTGAGATTGTAGTTCTGATAATCCAACCCGAACAAAGTCTTGAAAGTGAAGTCTTTTACATACAGGTTAGCATAAACATTACCTAAAGCCTGTACCCTTTTCTGTTTATTATCCTTATTACGATACAACTGCCCCATAGGGTTATTGCTGTCGTTGATAGGGTTTCCTGCATATTCCCCGTTTATAT includes:
- a CDS encoding type I restriction-modification system subunit M gives rise to the protein MAKADIDFEKELWDAANELRGAVSENNYKNYILPLVFLKHLSERFEIVQEELTHVLNDPASEYYTADKAEKDYVLSDADEYRSRNTFVIPHEASWQYFKDNAEQDNIKVIIDDAFDVIQELLSAYNPQLNNLLPRIFVKSELSAKQTGGIINLLSHPKFSEKENPESDILGRIYEYYIGRFAMAEGSGAGQFFTPGSIVRLLVELLEPYKGRIFDPACGSGGMFVQSLKFIKEHGGNKSDISIYGQEMTSQTLRLCLMNLLLRDLSFDIKLGNSLLDDKFPNLKADYVIANPPFNVSNWHPEDLSEKDPRLFGPREEFTTDGSANYMWMQTFWNHLSDTGTAGIVMANGAMTSNTKGEKNVRQYMVDEGMIDCIVRMPDKLFLTTGIPACLFILSKNRDGKDGEHRERMKEVLFIDAAKMGTMASRKLRIFEDADIDKIADTYHDWRTVGKTYEDVDGFCKAATLEEVQKQDYKLTPGIYVGTEAEEDDGIPFEEKMETLKATLFEQFENGEELKQQILKNFSKI
- a CDS encoding KAP family P-loop NTPase fold protein: MSKKPEFRSQFQSDVPINKINDDKLGYEPYVKNLGKIILNESFSKAFSIGLVGPWGNGKSSIFDLIKSEIEDNEKVLRDNIFIDFQPFLNHNEYDIINEFFILLSNQLSKFDGNISNEILNYSQKLNDLYQSKSLINFVSKSTNTQENLAAKELYNKINESLTRINKKIIVFIDDLDRLNGDEIIQVLKLIRNTGNFKNTIFIVAMDKDYVLQRLKSSDHILNSAYLEKFFQLEIYLPEIDNNLLRENFLEIFELAQDTESLDFALRIKEALSNSDILFNDYVKNIRDVKRYSNQIKFDYPFIKSEINLVDFINFTFLKTRFPSIVNQLYEDRSNLLRYDNINDLYHIEVLPESAKEEDEGKSIPLDLFNFFNSQSTTNKTIETKDLKEFKKYKIFKSIIQDNGCSDNSNKVDCDDLYLLFKTLYTLFGKKDIESSDSIQLSDNLNTLFYRKIQENNFTQKEFKDLLNFKNIEVLKSDISNLDANHKLLQLLKKLKWFKATNTDILKKVIQILIHLYQMKDEYSLNGVDVNERLNFYNKELFTKEFGESAENAKWLWNKLFTEDNLSLDKKIYLIGEIWSSRNENELWKFSKDDISEKAIEMYALKLNELKGTTWKVNQFEFYGYYHALKNINEIQPKLNELFESFWKDRDIKLLCAQTIDAVAFSSSVYRLSDVIIDIYGAKENFVSFVKKHEFAEKPEIKEYIQFLDLLQKTRFKSPIEFKFKTFTLAKERIKNIKKQYLNNSSFDEYKDYHQVILETNDKEFLYAIRSHQNYNLIPKIELYDNDDTIVSIINIYKKNANADLVKIAILLNEIGTDKLGWKAKSLDKAELINNESFLEHSSDPEKEIKIIHPKPAKF
- a CDS encoding restriction endonuclease subunit S, which produces MPKNWKTYKLGELCTKITDGAHHSPKDIGTGGYPMPSVKDLTPFGVNLESSKRISELDYFKLIKQGCQPIVNDVVIAKDGNSALDTVCVIKKSVEAVLLSSVAILRPDMKLIDPYFLKCYFSSPAILKYLKSRFISGAAIPRVILKDFKLAEINLPPLPEQRVIASILSALDDKIENNLAMNKTLEDMAMALYKHWFVDFGPFQEGKFVDSELGKIPEGWQVKRIGELISHQKGYAFKSKWYQSKGKEIVRVSDTTHNSIDLSTCNKISNQKAEEFKKYNLKTNDVIIASVGSWLTNYASVVGKVVRVPSTANGCLLNQNAVNLQMTLKDKNHQGLLYYSLKNDRFLNYIVSTAQGSANQASIKLIDIFDYKIPFLSIENFINFSSHVDRLIEQQNQLTEENQTLTQLRDTLLPKLISGEVRLKEFEKEITAAL